TCGACGGCGCCACGGGTACGACGTACACCCCGACCGCCGACGACCTCCGCAAGCAGATCTCGGTCCAGGTCACGATGAACCAGGCCGGCTACGCCACCGCGACCACGACCTCCGCGGCCACCGGCCCGGTCGCGCCGGGCACCTTCCTCAACACCCGAGCCCCGGCGGTCAAGGGTGTCGCACAGGTCGGTGTGGAGCTCCGCGCCAACCCCGGCGCCTGGACCCCGCGCGCCGAGGTGCACTACCAGTGGAGCGTCAACGCCCTCCCGGTCCCCGGCGCCACCGCCCGCACCTACACGCCGACCGCCCTCGACCTCGGCAAGGCGGTCACGGTGGAGGTGATCGCGCTCCGGCCCGGCTACCTCACCGCGATGGTGACCAGCCAGCCGACCGCCGCCACCCTGCCCGGCGTGATCCGCTCGACCACGGCCCCGCAGGTCTCGGGCCGGCCGATGCTCGGCCGGACCCTGCACGCCACCAGCGGCGAGTGGTCGATCACGCCCGACGCGATCTCCTACCAGTGGTACGCCGGGACGCACCCGATCACCGGAGCGACCGACAGCACCTACGCCCCCACGGCGGCCGACGCGGGCTCCCGCCTCCATGTACGGGTCACCGCCCAGGCGGCCGGCTACACGACCCTCGACGTCGACTCCGCGAGCACCGACCGGGTCGTCCTCGGCATCACCGCGTTCGCCAAGCCGACCATCACCGGCCGGGCGGTCCTCGGCCGGACGCTGCACGCCCGGGTGCCGTCCTTCTCGCCGACGGCCGCGACCCCGCACTACCGGTGGTACCGCGGCGCCACCCCGATCCGCGGCGCCCGCGCGGCCACGTACGTCGTGCGTCCCGCCGACGTGCGCCACCACCTGCACGTCGTGGTCACCCTGAAAGCGCAGCACTGGACCTCGACCCAGCGTCGCTCGCTGGTCACCGACACGGTGCTGACCGTGCCGAGCCTGGTCGTGCACACGACCTACGCGGCCGGCCGGGTGCACCTGACCCTCGACGTGCACACGCCGGGCCTCACCTCACCGTCCGGGGACGCGCGGGTGCTGCTCCGGGGCCGCGGGCTTGGCAGGCTCCAGGTCAGCGGCGGTCACGGCAGTGTCCGCCTGGCCCTGCTCGCGCCGGGCCGGCACCGGCTGACCGTGGTGTACCACGGCGGCGACCACCAGACCTCGGCCGGCACCCACGTGACCGTCACGGTCCCCTGACCGGAGCGGCTACAGCACCTCGAAGGACAGGCCCGCCGCCTGGAGCCGCTCGAGCAGGTGGTCGCCCATCGCCTGGGCGGTGGTGACCTGGCCCGCGGTCGGCGGGTTGTCGTCGAAGGCCAGGCTCAGCGCCGACTCGGCCAGCATCTTGGCGGTCTCGTCGTAGCCCGGGTCGCCACCGGAGACGCGGGTGCGGACGGTCCGCCCGCCACCCTCACCCACGAAGTCGACGCTGAACCACGACTTGGCGCGGCGGGCCGCGTCGGGCCCGTCCCCCTGCTTGATGTGCTTGAGCATCGAGCTGCGCACCGGCTTCACCTGGGCCGCCAGCCCCAGCGCACCCACGCCGACCGCGCCGCCGACGGCGTACCGCAGCGTCTTCGTGCCGGCGTAGTGGGAGTAGCGGAAGTCCGGCCCGTACGACGCCAGCGCCGCGCCGCTGCGGGCCACCACGAGCGGGTCGATCGTCGGCAGCGGCAGCAGCCACCGACCGAGCACCGAGTCGCGGTGCGGCTTGCCGGACACCGCGCGGGACGACCGACCCTCGGGGCGACCCTCGGCCTTGCGCCGGGCCGCTGACGCCTGCTTCATCTGCCGACTGCGCGACATCTGCGTCATCGCCGAGTGGAAGGTGCCACCGGAGAACGTGCCGCGCGAGCGGACCACCCCGCGCAGGGTGATCGGGACGTCGTCGGGCAGCTGCTGGACGGCGTGGTAGGCACCGAGGTCGTGCGGGATCGAGTCGAACCCGCAGGCGTGGACCAGACGGGCGCCGCTCGCCACGGCGGTCGCGTGGTGCGCGACGTACATCCGGTCGACGAACTCCGGCTCCCCGGTGAGGTCGACGTAGTCGGTGCCGGCAGCGGCACAGGCGGCCACCAGCGGCTCGCCGTAGCTGAGGTAGGGGCCCACCGTGGTGATCACCACCCGGGCCTGCCCGGCGACCGCCGCCAGCGACGTAGGGTCGGTGGCGTCGGCGGTGAGCAACGGCAGGTCGGCCAGCGCCGGGTCGATGCCGGCCAGGTGCTCCCGCACCCCGGCGAGCTTGTCCGGGTTGCGTCCGGCCAGCGCCCAGCGCAGCCCCGAGGGCGCTTGCCGGGCGAGGTACTCCGCGGTCAGCCGCCCGGTGAAGCCGGTGGCGCCGAACAGGACGATGTCGAAGGCCCGGTCCGCGCGGGGGGAGTCGGTCATGCGGCCCATCGTGGCACCCGGTGGAACCGGGCGGCCAGCGCGGTCGTCAGATGGCCATGAGCCTGCCCAGCACCGTGTTCCGCCGTACCGCGAGCGTCGTCGGAGTCGTCCTCGGTGTGCTGGCAGCGTTCGTGGCGGGCTTCGCGGTCGCCTCCCGGAACGCCGACACCTCCACCTCGCCGGTCCGGCTGGCCGGCCAGGACCTCGGCACCGGACGGTCGTGCCCCGACCTGCTCCGGTGGTACGTCGACCACGCCGTCGACCGGGTGACCGCGTGGGGCTGGAACGGCCCCGTGGTCTACGACGGCGGGGCCGTGCCGGGGTCCGCCGTCGGGCTGGGCACGGCGGGCGGCGACGCGAGTGCCGGTGCGCCGCTGGACACGGCCACCGGCAGTGCGACCGGCACCAACGTCCAGGAGGCCGGGGTCGACGAGCCCGACATCGCCAAGGTCTCGGGCACGGTCCTGGCCCGGGTCGTCGAC
This genomic window from Nocardioides cynanchi contains:
- a CDS encoding CHAP domain-containing protein — encoded protein: MTAPLLHPERVSAASGVDDYPSRLKNAAQDSLVDPWLFYNRECTSFVAWRLNSENNVAFTDYFEGAHWGNASNWKNAAKSLGIPVDNNPTRGAVAWWAAGSAGSSRGHVAWVQVVGDSSITIEEYNYLHEGFYDTRTISTSSSLWPSGFIHVKDTVVRNTASPTITGTAQVGAKLTTSNGSWSAKNLTFHYQWLANGSPISGATTKSFKPTAAQLAKHLRAKVTATKSGSHSGTASTDPTPSVAPGVFVAGAAPAVSGTPQVGVQLSATSGAWSPAGAYSYKWFADGKVIDGATASTFVPTAAQLGDAINVKVIATAPGYTTMKVASAPTAAVAPGTFVTKVQPSITGTPQVDQVLTADPGTWTPAGSATYQWLADGVAIDGATGTTYTPTADDLRKQISVQVTMNQAGYATATTTSAATGPVAPGTFLNTRAPAVKGVAQVGVELRANPGAWTPRAEVHYQWSVNALPVPGATARTYTPTALDLGKAVTVEVIALRPGYLTAMVTSQPTAATLPGVIRSTTAPQVSGRPMLGRTLHATSGEWSITPDAISYQWYAGTHPITGATDSTYAPTAADAGSRLHVRVTAQAAGYTTLDVDSASTDRVVLGITAFAKPTITGRAVLGRTLHARVPSFSPTAATPHYRWYRGATPIRGARAATYVVRPADVRHHLHVVVTLKAQHWTSTQRRSLVTDTVLTVPSLVVHTTYAAGRVHLTLDVHTPGLTSPSGDARVLLRGRGLGRLQVSGGHGSVRLALLAPGRHRLTVVYHGGDHQTSAGTHVTVTVP
- a CDS encoding saccharopine dehydrogenase family protein, producing the protein MTDSPRADRAFDIVLFGATGFTGRLTAEYLARQAPSGLRWALAGRNPDKLAGVREHLAGIDPALADLPLLTADATDPTSLAAVAGQARVVITTVGPYLSYGEPLVAACAAAGTDYVDLTGEPEFVDRMYVAHHATAVASGARLVHACGFDSIPHDLGAYHAVQQLPDDVPITLRGVVRSRGTFSGGTFHSAMTQMSRSRQMKQASAARRKAEGRPEGRSSRAVSGKPHRDSVLGRWLLPLPTIDPLVVARSGAALASYGPDFRYSHYAGTKTLRYAVGGAVGVGALGLAAQVKPVRSSMLKHIKQGDGPDAARRAKSWFSVDFVGEGGGRTVRTRVSGGDPGYDETAKMLAESALSLAFDDNPPTAGQVTTAQAMGDHLLERLQAAGLSFEVL